The Ruania alba genome window below encodes:
- a CDS encoding vWA domain-containing protein, translated as MTLRMMWPLWLTLIVFLPLLALAVWKIRTSHGERRRDWLRRGGIVLTAMVIALTPAIPRTLEESLITNVEMYFVVDRTGSMAAEDYDGERARLEGVQADLEALTEAMPAARYSILAFDSQTTSQLPLTTDSRAVRAWADTVKQEITAYSAGSSIDRPLDALTETLNGAAERNPENVRLVFIFSDGENTNGSDSQAGEFASFADLNPLVDGGAVLGYGTPDGGTMRSYDGTDGTGFGTDAPYITDENGDPAVSRIDETNLRTLADQLGVQYAHRITPDSVDPLVEDVDVQQIAADGRRDLTTYEDVYWPFAIILALLLAWEAWDLTREVPKSGRKRPKKDDDEPAREPAGAGAGGSR; from the coding sequence ATGACTCTGCGAATGATGTGGCCCCTGTGGCTCACCCTGATCGTCTTCCTTCCGCTGCTGGCCCTCGCGGTCTGGAAGATCCGCACCTCCCACGGCGAGCGCCGCCGGGACTGGCTGCGCCGCGGCGGCATCGTACTCACCGCCATGGTCATCGCGCTCACCCCGGCGATCCCTCGCACGCTCGAGGAGTCGCTGATCACGAACGTGGAGATGTACTTCGTGGTCGACCGCACCGGCTCCATGGCCGCCGAGGACTACGACGGCGAGCGCGCCCGCCTCGAGGGCGTGCAGGCCGATCTCGAGGCGCTGACCGAGGCGATGCCTGCAGCCAGGTACAGCATTCTCGCGTTCGACTCCCAGACCACCTCACAACTGCCGCTGACCACCGACTCCCGTGCAGTGCGCGCCTGGGCGGACACGGTGAAGCAGGAGATCACGGCGTACTCGGCCGGATCGTCGATCGACCGGCCCCTGGACGCGCTCACCGAGACCTTGAACGGAGCGGCGGAGCGGAACCCGGAGAACGTGCGCCTGGTGTTCATCTTCTCCGACGGGGAGAACACGAACGGGTCCGACTCCCAGGCGGGCGAGTTCGCCTCGTTCGCCGACCTGAACCCGCTGGTGGACGGCGGTGCCGTGCTCGGCTACGGCACACCCGACGGCGGGACCATGCGCTCCTACGACGGCACCGACGGCACCGGCTTCGGCACCGACGCTCCGTACATCACCGACGAGAACGGTGATCCGGCGGTGTCGCGGATCGACGAGACGAACCTGCGTACCCTCGCCGACCAGCTGGGGGTGCAGTACGCGCACCGGATCACCCCGGACTCGGTGGACCCGCTCGTCGAGGACGTCGACGTGCAGCAGATCGCTGCCGACGGCCGCCGGGACCTGACCACCTACGAGGACGTGTACTGGCCGTTCGCGATCATCCTGGCACTGCTGCTCGCGTGGGAAGCCTGGGACCTGACCCGAGAGGTTCCGAAGTCCGGTCGCAAGCGACCGAAGAAGGATGACGACGAACCGGCCCGGGAGCCGGCCGGCGCCGGAGCAGGAGGTTCCCGATGA
- a CDS encoding AAA family ATPase: protein MSSPVASHLAPSTSTISYDDIQRATERLSHVARVFDQRIVGQHGLRTALVSCLLAGGHVLLESVPGLAKTTAAQTLADSVSGTFHRIQCTPDLMPNDIVGTQIYNYATGEFSTQLGPVHANMVLLDEINRSSAKTQSAMLEAMQEKQTSIGGEIFPLPKPFMVMATQNPIEEEGTYVLPEAQMDRFLMKEVLTYPAPDEEVDILEMIQSGAMSAALTAQPISIEDVEFLQRLVRQVYVDTSIKQYIVAIINTTRGGGPRPLPNLNQHVRVGASPRGGIALMHLAQALALQAGRSYVVPDDVKLLRHSVLRHRIVRTYDALANNVAPESLIDAVFAAVPSP, encoded by the coding sequence ATGTCCAGCCCCGTTGCCTCACACTTGGCGCCGTCGACGTCAACGATCTCCTACGACGACATCCAGCGCGCGACAGAGCGCCTGAGCCACGTGGCGCGCGTCTTCGACCAGCGCATCGTGGGACAGCACGGCCTGCGCACCGCCCTGGTGAGCTGCCTGCTCGCGGGCGGGCACGTGCTCCTCGAGTCCGTGCCCGGGCTGGCGAAGACCACCGCCGCCCAGACGCTGGCCGACTCGGTCTCCGGCACCTTCCACCGCATCCAGTGCACGCCCGACCTGATGCCGAACGACATCGTCGGCACCCAGATCTACAACTACGCCACGGGTGAGTTCTCCACCCAGCTCGGGCCGGTGCACGCGAACATGGTGCTGCTGGACGAGATCAACCGGTCCTCGGCGAAGACCCAGTCGGCGATGCTCGAGGCGATGCAGGAGAAGCAGACCTCCATCGGCGGCGAGATCTTCCCGCTGCCGAAGCCTTTCATGGTGATGGCCACGCAGAACCCCATCGAGGAGGAGGGCACGTACGTTCTCCCCGAGGCTCAGATGGACCGGTTCCTGATGAAGGAGGTGCTCACCTACCCGGCGCCGGACGAGGAGGTGGACATCCTCGAGATGATCCAGTCCGGTGCGATGAGCGCGGCCCTGACGGCGCAACCCATCTCCATCGAGGATGTCGAGTTCCTGCAGCGCCTGGTGCGTCAGGTGTACGTGGATACCTCGATCAAGCAGTACATCGTGGCGATCATCAACACCACCCGTGGCGGGGGGCCGCGGCCGCTGCCGAACCTGAACCAGCACGTCCGCGTCGGCGCCAGCCCGCGTGGTGGCATCGCGCTGATGCACCTCGCGCAGGCGCTGGCCCTGCAGGCCGGCCGCTCCTACGTGGTGCCCGACGACGTCAAGCTGCTGCGGCACTCGGTGCTGCGGCACCGGATCGTGCGTACCTACGACGCCCTCGCGAACAATGTGGCACCGGAGTCGCTCATCGACGCCGTCTTCGCAGCCGTCCCCAGCCCCTGA
- a CDS encoding T6SS immunity protein Tdi1 domain-containing protein: protein MVTFDRFTPHAPIAAETIEQFAEHAPAGAVEMWRDYGAGAVGSDQFVRVIDPARGRQMLDGSIPLPETVVPMFTTGLADVVVWAQSMFLLYTFRWGTLQFTRDLTLDELTERMQDPTILDEDFRRQPYPLAATRQGIPAHEECFGFVPLLALGGPNKVTHLQKMGLYEHIAVITQLAGAPRPTGYLFEDE from the coding sequence ATGGTCACCTTCGACCGATTCACCCCACATGCTCCGATCGCCGCGGAGACGATCGAGCAGTTCGCCGAGCACGCCCCCGCAGGTGCCGTCGAGATGTGGCGGGACTACGGAGCGGGAGCCGTCGGCAGCGACCAGTTCGTCCGGGTGATCGACCCGGCACGGGGGCGGCAGATGCTGGACGGGTCGATCCCGCTGCCGGAGACGGTGGTGCCGATGTTCACCACTGGTCTGGCCGACGTGGTGGTGTGGGCGCAGAGCATGTTCCTGCTGTACACCTTCCGCTGGGGGACCCTGCAGTTCACCCGCGACCTCACGCTCGATGAGCTGACCGAACGGATGCAGGACCCGACCATCCTCGATGAGGACTTCCGTCGCCAGCCCTACCCGCTGGCGGCCACGCGGCAGGGCATCCCCGCGCATGAGGAATGCTTCGGTTTCGTGCCCTTGCTCGCCCTCGGTGGCCCGAACAAGGTCACCCACCTGCAGAAGATGGGCCTGTACGAGCACATCGCGGTGATCACGCAGCTGGCCGGCGCACCGCGACCGACCGGATACCTGTTCGAGGACGAGTAG
- a CDS encoding DUF58 domain-containing protein, with protein MASTSRLAKVRARLDLPTVRRASGLLEGRHRSIYSGHGQDFDEMAEYHMGDDVSDIDWKASASYGEPVIRRFVRDSNLAMVVAVDTGRNMGATAPDGGSKAEIAQFAAEIVCYLARSRGDTVALVAGDSERIVQIPARGGTQHMEMLLRRIEAMFEIDAPASDLNRVLDRILTWFNRRSLVVLITDEARPQAEHELGLKRLRTRHEVMVVQVGDALPTTFGDTPIDDVDRHLEIPEYLRSHQALDSEARAAAERRRQDVAAMLRRQGVEGVTANSEDELIDRLIDLLRRQRRVRR; from the coding sequence GTGGCTTCGACGTCCCGCCTGGCGAAGGTCCGAGCACGGCTCGACCTGCCGACGGTGCGGCGCGCCTCGGGACTCCTCGAAGGGCGGCACCGGTCCATCTACTCCGGCCACGGCCAGGACTTCGACGAGATGGCCGAGTACCACATGGGCGACGACGTCTCCGACATCGACTGGAAGGCCAGCGCCTCCTACGGCGAGCCGGTGATCCGCCGGTTCGTGCGGGACTCCAACCTCGCCATGGTGGTGGCCGTGGACACCGGTCGGAACATGGGCGCCACAGCACCGGACGGCGGCTCGAAGGCGGAGATCGCCCAGTTCGCCGCCGAGATCGTGTGCTACCTCGCCAGGTCCCGCGGGGACACGGTGGCGCTGGTGGCCGGTGATTCCGAGCGGATCGTGCAGATCCCGGCACGCGGTGGCACCCAGCACATGGAGATGCTGCTGCGGCGGATCGAGGCGATGTTCGAGATCGACGCCCCGGCGAGCGACCTGAACCGGGTGCTGGACCGGATCCTGACCTGGTTCAACCGGCGATCGCTGGTAGTGCTGATCACTGATGAGGCCCGACCGCAGGCCGAGCACGAGCTGGGTCTGAAGCGGCTGCGCACCCGCCACGAGGTGATGGTGGTGCAGGTGGGCGACGCCCTCCCGACAACCTTCGGGGACACCCCGATCGACGATGTCGACCGGCACCTGGAGATCCCCGAGTACTTGCGCTCGCACCAGGCCCTGGACTCTGAGGCGCGTGCAGCCGCGGAACGTCGGCGTCAGGACGTGGCCGCGATGCTGCGCCGACAGGGCGTGGAAGGCGTGACCGCCAACAGCGAGGACGAACTCATCGACCGGCTGATCGACCTGCTCAGGAGGCAACGCCGTGTTCGCCGTTGA
- a CDS encoding alpha-ketoacid dehydrogenase subunit beta, which produces MSATTEHTGTQRITLGKAINLGLRRAMERDDSVVLMGEDIGALGGVFRVTDGLQKDFGSGRVVDTPLAESGIVGTAIGMAVAGYRPVCEIQFDGFIFPAYNQITTQLAKMHYRSRGRVQVPVVIRVPYGGGIGAVEHHSESPEALFAHTAGLRVISPATPADAFTMIQQAIASPDPVLFFEPKARYWDKADVDVTSAEPPSVDDSLNTARVARPGTDVTVAAYGPAVSTALRAATAAEAEGISLEVIDLRAVSPIDIPTVAESVRRTGRLVVVHEAPTFLGAGAEIAARITEECFYHLEAPVLRVGGFHTPYPVSKIEEEYLPNLDRVLHAVDTVLSH; this is translated from the coding sequence ATGAGCGCCACCACCGAGCACACCGGCACCCAGCGCATCACCCTCGGTAAGGCGATCAACCTCGGCCTGCGCCGCGCCATGGAGCGTGACGACAGCGTGGTCCTGATGGGTGAGGACATCGGCGCCCTCGGCGGCGTGTTCCGCGTGACCGACGGCCTGCAGAAGGATTTCGGCTCCGGTCGAGTGGTGGACACCCCGCTCGCCGAGTCCGGCATCGTCGGCACCGCGATCGGGATGGCCGTCGCCGGGTACCGCCCGGTGTGCGAGATCCAGTTCGACGGGTTCATCTTCCCGGCCTACAACCAGATCACCACCCAGCTCGCCAAGATGCACTACCGCTCCCGCGGTCGGGTGCAGGTTCCCGTGGTGATCCGGGTGCCCTATGGCGGTGGCATCGGCGCGGTCGAGCACCACTCCGAGTCACCGGAGGCGCTTTTCGCGCACACGGCGGGACTGCGGGTGATCAGCCCCGCCACCCCGGCCGATGCGTTCACCATGATCCAGCAGGCGATCGCCTCGCCGGACCCGGTGCTGTTCTTCGAGCCGAAGGCGCGCTACTGGGACAAGGCGGACGTGGACGTCACTTCCGCCGAGCCGCCGAGCGTCGACGACAGCTTGAACACGGCGCGGGTGGCCCGGCCGGGCACCGACGTGACCGTCGCTGCCTATGGGCCCGCCGTCTCGACCGCACTGCGCGCCGCGACTGCCGCGGAGGCCGAGGGCATCAGCCTCGAGGTGATCGACTTGCGCGCGGTCTCCCCGATCGATATCCCCACGGTTGCCGAGTCGGTGCGCCGCACCGGTCGGCTGGTGGTGGTGCACGAGGCGCCCACCTTCTTGGGCGCCGGAGCTGAGATCGCCGCGCGGATTACCGAGGAGTGCTTCTACCATTTGGAAGCACCGGTGCTGCGCGTGGGCGGGTTCCACACGCCGTACCCGGTCTCGAAGATCGAGGAGGAGTACCTGCCGAATCTCGACCGCGTGCTGCATGCTGTCGATACGGTGCTCTCGCACTGA
- a CDS encoding WXG100 family type VII secretion target, which produces MGITIPGELDYVLDLLGYEWPNLDEDAIREGAGLVRGLRDDLQGTLDDLDSRINNELTEAFTSKAASAYIDAWTDNRTQNMDQMLELLPGVAQGIDIFADAVMALKLKVIAELTITAAQIAAAAASAVFTGGLSLAANAAIIAARKKALDIATQIAIEELIGQILVMVIEPLTETAAGLAEAVLDAPLTTAGNETPTFDVSFDLMEELADAIGDCGDEQAELIENFVAQVLGLPIFAS; this is translated from the coding sequence ATGGGCATCACGATTCCTGGCGAGCTGGACTACGTGCTCGACCTCCTCGGCTACGAGTGGCCGAACCTGGACGAGGACGCGATCCGCGAAGGAGCCGGCCTGGTACGCGGGCTGCGGGACGACCTGCAGGGCACGCTGGACGACCTGGACAGCAGGATCAACAACGAGCTGACCGAGGCGTTCACCTCGAAGGCGGCATCGGCCTACATCGACGCCTGGACGGACAACCGCACCCAGAACATGGACCAGATGCTGGAGCTGCTGCCAGGTGTGGCACAAGGCATCGACATCTTCGCTGATGCGGTGATGGCACTGAAACTCAAGGTGATCGCCGAGCTCACGATCACCGCAGCCCAGATTGCTGCCGCCGCCGCGAGCGCCGTGTTCACCGGTGGTCTCAGCCTCGCGGCGAACGCAGCGATCATCGCCGCCCGTAAGAAGGCGCTGGACATCGCCACCCAGATCGCCATCGAGGAGCTGATCGGCCAGATCCTGGTGATGGTGATCGAGCCCCTGACCGAGACCGCGGCCGGGCTCGCCGAGGCCGTTCTCGATGCCCCGCTGACCACCGCCGGCAACGAGACGCCCACGTTCGACGTCAGCTTCGACCTCATGGAAGAGCTCGCCGACGCGATCGGTGACTGCGGGGACGAGCAGGCCGAGCTCATCGAGAACTTCGTCGCGCAGGTCCTGGGCCTGCCGATCTTCGCGTCGTAG
- a CDS encoding GNAT family N-acetyltransferase: MDYVFDTLDLSDDSPEAVARREAWLGAVERAFHGARPSSEHIAHWLSGARADGAVCRGAWLPEGEFGAGPAPVATFVSFDKTINAGHDLLPVRMISDVSASPTHRRRGLVRTMMESDLADAATRGIPLAALTASEATIYGRWGFGPATFVRTFELDTGPRFGLRGFTDPGRVELVEPAEAWPHISQVFEQVHRTRRGSIDRPSFYEVLHTGAYDLADGGPAKKLRGAVHLDTRGAADGVVLYQFDGSDAEKPAVAVHELLAAGAGAGLALWNFLAHIDLSHRVVWKFGDPSDPLPWALTDLNALAVKAEREFLWLRVLDVQRVLTARPWTADGAVILEVEDAQGHAAGTYAIETLAGRATVARTTDRPEVTVTAETLATLCLGAVSVTDLAAAGRVAGAPDAVGRFAAMADRTDRPYTSTFF; encoded by the coding sequence GTGGACTACGTCTTCGACACCCTGGACCTCAGCGACGACTCCCCGGAGGCGGTCGCGCGCCGTGAAGCCTGGCTCGGTGCTGTCGAGCGCGCCTTCCACGGCGCCCGACCGAGCTCCGAGCACATCGCACACTGGCTCTCCGGCGCCCGTGCGGACGGTGCCGTGTGCCGCGGCGCCTGGCTGCCGGAGGGGGAGTTCGGCGCCGGGCCTGCCCCAGTGGCAACCTTCGTCAGCTTCGACAAGACCATCAACGCCGGGCACGACCTGCTGCCGGTCCGGATGATCAGCGATGTCAGCGCGAGCCCCACACACCGGCGCCGCGGCCTGGTGCGCACCATGATGGAGTCCGACCTGGCTGATGCTGCAACGCGCGGGATCCCGTTGGCTGCCCTGACCGCGTCCGAGGCGACGATCTACGGGCGCTGGGGCTTCGGCCCCGCCACCTTCGTGCGGACCTTCGAGCTCGACACCGGGCCACGGTTCGGGCTGCGGGGGTTCACCGACCCAGGCCGGGTCGAGCTCGTCGAGCCCGCCGAGGCGTGGCCGCACATCAGCCAGGTGTTCGAGCAGGTGCACCGCACCCGGCGCGGCTCGATCGACCGGCCGTCCTTCTACGAAGTCCTGCACACCGGTGCCTACGACCTCGCCGACGGCGGCCCGGCGAAGAAGCTGCGCGGTGCCGTTCATCTCGATACGCGCGGCGCGGCGGATGGCGTCGTGCTGTACCAGTTCGACGGTTCCGACGCGGAGAAGCCCGCAGTCGCGGTGCACGAGCTCCTGGCCGCCGGCGCTGGCGCCGGGCTGGCGCTCTGGAACTTCCTGGCCCATATCGACCTCTCCCACCGGGTGGTCTGGAAGTTCGGCGACCCGAGCGACCCGCTGCCATGGGCGCTGACCGACCTCAATGCCCTCGCCGTCAAGGCCGAGCGTGAGTTCCTCTGGCTGCGGGTGCTGGATGTGCAGCGGGTGCTCACCGCACGCCCCTGGACAGCCGACGGCGCGGTGATCCTGGAGGTCGAGGACGCCCAGGGGCACGCCGCTGGGACGTACGCGATCGAGACCCTCGCCGGGCGTGCCACCGTCGCACGCACCACCGACCGCCCCGAGGTCACGGTCACCGCCGAGACCCTGGCCACCCTGTGCCTGGGCGCCGTCTCGGTGACCGACCTCGCAGCTGCTGGTCGAGTGGCGGGCGCACCGGACGCCGTCGGGCGTTTCGCAGCGATGGCCGACCGGACGGACCGCCCGTACACCAGTACGTTCTTCTGA
- a CDS encoding dihydrolipoamide acetyltransferase family protein, with the protein MPQYVQFRLPDVGEGLTEADIVDWRVAVGDTVTVNQEIVEIETAKSLVELPSPHAGVVSELLAAVGDTVEVGSPIIVIDTDPGGAPAADDAPAAIADGGPSVAQDPSPGEGGSSGEAAPSGTAAGEGETSGGVLVGYGTKHASAARRPRKAATAVPPEAEPAEPPAEAPAAPAQAAPSGDEPAARTERPAVHVLAKPPVRKLAKDLGIDLSRVPGTGPGGIVTRADVLSAAERSAPEKLVKNEGDDRPWLDGGTVSADGRQTRVPVRSVRARTAEAMVASAFTAPHVTVFVTVDVTKTMRLVERLKADRDFADVRVTPLLVAAKALILAIRQRPMISAAWDDDTQEIVYKHYINLGIAAATPRGLIVPNIKDAHRLSMHELAEGIADLTSTARAGKTQPADMADGTVTITNVGIFGIDTGTPILNPGESAILAFGAIAERPWVHKGKIKPRWVTQLALSVDHRLVDGELASRVLHDVARVMEEPSQGLVWG; encoded by the coding sequence ATGCCGCAGTACGTGCAGTTCCGCCTTCCGGACGTCGGCGAAGGCCTCACCGAGGCCGACATCGTCGACTGGCGCGTCGCCGTCGGGGACACCGTCACGGTGAACCAGGAGATCGTGGAGATCGAGACGGCGAAGAGCTTGGTCGAGCTGCCCAGCCCGCACGCGGGTGTGGTCTCCGAGCTGCTGGCCGCGGTGGGGGACACGGTGGAGGTCGGCAGCCCGATCATCGTGATCGATACCGATCCGGGCGGTGCGCCGGCCGCAGATGATGCCCCCGCCGCCATCGCCGACGGCGGCCCCTCCGTTGCGCAGGACCCCTCGCCTGGCGAGGGGGGCTCCTCGGGCGAGGCTGCGCCGTCGGGGACTGCAGCGGGAGAGGGGGAGACCAGCGGCGGCGTGCTCGTGGGCTACGGCACCAAGCACGCCTCCGCGGCCCGCCGGCCGCGCAAGGCCGCCACGGCTGTTCCTCCGGAGGCGGAGCCTGCGGAACCACCGGCCGAGGCGCCGGCCGCACCTGCTCAGGCTGCGCCGTCGGGAGATGAGCCTGCCGCACGAACGGAACGGCCGGCCGTGCACGTGCTCGCGAAACCGCCGGTGCGCAAGCTCGCCAAGGACCTCGGGATCGACCTCAGCAGGGTCCCCGGTACCGGGCCTGGCGGCATCGTCACCCGCGCGGACGTGCTCTCCGCCGCGGAGCGTTCCGCACCGGAGAAGCTGGTGAAGAACGAGGGTGATGACCGGCCCTGGCTGGACGGCGGCACCGTGTCTGCGGACGGACGGCAGACCCGGGTGCCGGTGCGCAGCGTGCGGGCGCGGACGGCGGAGGCGATGGTGGCCTCGGCGTTCACGGCGCCGCACGTGACCGTCTTCGTGACCGTGGACGTGACCAAGACGATGCGGCTGGTGGAGCGGCTCAAGGCCGATCGCGACTTCGCCGACGTGCGGGTGACGCCGTTGCTGGTGGCAGCGAAGGCGCTCATCCTGGCCATCCGGCAGCGGCCGATGATCAGTGCCGCCTGGGACGACGACACCCAGGAGATCGTCTACAAGCACTACATCAACCTGGGGATCGCTGCGGCGACACCCCGCGGGTTGATCGTGCCGAACATCAAGGACGCGCACCGGCTCTCCATGCACGAGCTGGCCGAGGGGATCGCCGACCTGACGTCGACGGCACGGGCCGGGAAGACGCAACCGGCGGACATGGCCGACGGTACGGTGACGATCACCAACGTGGGCATCTTCGGCATCGACACCGGTACCCCGATCCTCAATCCCGGGGAGTCGGCGATCCTGGCGTTCGGTGCGATCGCCGAGCGCCCCTGGGTGCACAAGGGCAAGATCAAGCCACGCTGGGTGACCCAGCTCGCGCTCTCGGTCGACCACCGGCTCGTGGACGGTGAGCTCGCCTCCCGGGTGCTGCACGACGTCGCGCGGGTGATGGAGGAGCCGAGTCAGGGTCTGGTCTGGGGCTGA
- a CDS encoding vWA domain-containing protein: MVSSVLLHPWALWVVLGVVLVALVLGWFARAAKQEKRQVTWVANAGYLPDLPSFKSRLSRYRVFLLCLAVVLFGSSIATGFLVARPVDREVRSEELATRDIVLCLDVSGSMIEYDTEIVQRFLELLPSFHGERIALSIYNSTSRTVFPLTDDYTLVEEQLTEAAEALDFDVDSLDDYSYDAAALDRLLQFLAGTEGLGQDASSLVGDGLATCALAFDLEDEERSRSIIMATDNEVFGEPLYTLPEAADLVAERDITLHGFYAGAVTPDSAAQQKEYQDAVEAHGGLFYASDDPDAVSGIVDEISAQQAAELDADADVIITDRPEKYFAALMGLIGLYLLAVWRLRA; encoded by the coding sequence ATGGTGAGCAGTGTGTTGTTGCACCCGTGGGCCCTGTGGGTGGTGCTCGGGGTGGTCCTGGTGGCCCTGGTGCTCGGCTGGTTCGCCCGGGCTGCGAAGCAGGAGAAGCGCCAGGTCACCTGGGTGGCGAATGCCGGCTACCTGCCCGACCTTCCTTCGTTCAAGTCGCGCCTGTCCCGGTACCGGGTGTTCCTGCTGTGCCTGGCTGTGGTGCTGTTCGGCTCCTCGATCGCCACCGGGTTCCTGGTGGCCCGGCCGGTGGACCGGGAGGTGCGCTCGGAGGAACTGGCCACCCGGGACATCGTGCTCTGCTTGGACGTCTCCGGCTCGATGATCGAGTACGACACCGAGATCGTGCAGCGTTTCCTGGAGCTGCTGCCCAGCTTCCACGGTGAGCGGATCGCGCTGTCCATCTACAACTCCACCTCACGCACCGTGTTCCCGCTCACCGACGACTACACCTTGGTGGAGGAGCAGCTCACCGAGGCGGCCGAGGCGCTCGACTTCGACGTGGACTCCCTCGACGACTACTCCTACGATGCGGCCGCCCTGGACCGGTTGCTCCAGTTCCTCGCGGGGACCGAGGGACTCGGGCAGGATGCCTCGTCCCTGGTGGGTGACGGTCTAGCCACCTGTGCGCTGGCATTCGACCTGGAGGACGAGGAACGCTCCCGGTCGATCATCATGGCCACGGACAACGAGGTGTTCGGCGAACCGCTGTACACGCTCCCGGAGGCGGCCGACCTGGTGGCCGAGCGGGACATCACCCTGCACGGCTTCTACGCGGGCGCTGTCACACCCGACTCGGCCGCCCAGCAGAAGGAGTACCAGGACGCGGTCGAGGCACACGGCGGGCTGTTCTACGCCAGTGACGATCCCGACGCGGTCTCTGGGATCGTCGACGAGATCTCCGCCCAGCAGGCAGCCGAGCTCGACGCGGATGCCGACGTGATCATCACCGATCGGCCGGAGAAGTACTTCGCTGCTCTGATGGGGCTGATCGGCCTGTACCTCCTCGCCGTGTGGAGGTTGCGCGCATGA
- a CDS encoding polymorphic toxin type 15 domain-containing protein, which translates to MSMARHMDEVIEALGTGSRRIARALDGRSKRQRQEILDNIRRIRDKDGDLSQRSSPNDVPTPNGDQARRLADLEAQGVLGRNGDGSYRLRDSQSSRDFEANPNHDLDEVQRQLQMQQDGMNRLTVQEFLDNRDQYELEGRTDESLQNLYRDEMAAAGYDMDGNAVLHGPDQVAGGHPYRVDGLGDSGVNSSLGAQWKSRIDALQASIQGATSGVPTDLLPHIQINVNLPLN; encoded by the coding sequence ATGTCGATGGCACGCCATATGGACGAGGTGATCGAGGCACTCGGGACCGGGTCGCGCCGGATCGCTCGCGCACTGGACGGCCGGAGCAAGCGGCAGCGCCAGGAGATCCTCGACAACATCCGCAGGATCCGGGACAAGGACGGCGACCTCTCGCAGCGGAGCTCCCCCAACGATGTGCCGACACCGAACGGTGACCAGGCGCGCCGGCTGGCGGACCTGGAGGCACAGGGTGTGCTGGGCCGCAACGGGGACGGGAGCTACCGGCTGCGCGACTCGCAGTCGTCGCGTGACTTCGAGGCGAACCCGAACCACGACCTGGACGAGGTCCAGCGCCAGCTGCAGATGCAGCAGGACGGGATGAACCGGCTCACCGTCCAGGAGTTCCTGGACAACCGAGACCAGTACGAGCTGGAAGGGCGCACCGACGAGTCGCTGCAGAACCTGTACCGCGACGAGATGGCTGCGGCGGGGTACGACATGGACGGCAACGCCGTGCTGCACGGCCCTGACCAGGTCGCCGGTGGCCACCCATACCGGGTCGACGGGCTCGGCGACTCGGGGGTGAACAGCTCGCTCGGCGCTCAGTGGAAGAGCCGGATCGATGCGCTGCAAGCGTCGATCCAAGGGGCCACATCAGGGGTGCCCACCGACCTGCTCCCGCACATTCAGATCAATGTGAACCTGCCCCTCAACTGA